One genomic region from Ammospiza caudacuta isolate bAmmCau1 chromosome 1, bAmmCau1.pri, whole genome shotgun sequence encodes:
- the UBE2W gene encoding ubiquitin-conjugating enzyme E2 W isoform X4: protein MASMQKRLQKELLAFQNDPPPGMTLDEKSVQNSITQWIVDMEGAPGTLYEGEKFQLLFKFSSRYPFDSPQVMFTGDNIPVHPHVYSNGHICLSILTEDWSPALSVQSVCLSIISMLSSCKEKRRPPDNSFYVRTCNKNPKKTKWWYHDFFNQNFQYGTVD from the exons AAACGATTACAAAAAGAACTATTGGCATTTCAAAATGATCCACCTCCAGGAATGACTCTAGATGAAAAGAGTGTACAAAATTCAATTACACA GTGGATTGTAGACATGGAAGGTGCTCCAGGAACACTCTATGAAGGGgaaaaatttcagcttttatttaaGTTTAGTAGTCGGTATCCTTTTGATTCGCCTCAG gTCATGTTTACTGGAGACAATATCCCTGTTCATCCTCATGTTTATAGCAATGGTCATATCTGTTTATCCATTCTAACGGAAGACTGGTCTCCAGCCCTCTCAGTGCAATCTGTTTGTCTTAGCATTATTAGCATGCTTTCCAGCTGCAAAGAAAAG AGGCGACCTCCAGATAACTCATTTTATGTAAGAACATGTAACAAGAATCCAAAGAAAACGAAATGGTGGTATCATG ATTTCTTCAATCAGAATTTCCAGTATGGGACAGTTGACTGA
- the UBE2W gene encoding ubiquitin-conjugating enzyme E2 W isoform X3, whose product MASMQKRLQKELLAFQNDPPPGMTLDEKSVQNSITQWIVDMEGAPGTLYEGEKFQLLFKFSSRYPFDSPQVMFTGDNIPVHPHVYSNGHICLSILTEDWSPALSVQSVCLSIISMLSSCKEKRRPPDNSFYVRTCNKNPKKTKWWYHAMCFDRFLQSEFPVWDS is encoded by the exons AAACGATTACAAAAAGAACTATTGGCATTTCAAAATGATCCACCTCCAGGAATGACTCTAGATGAAAAGAGTGTACAAAATTCAATTACACA GTGGATTGTAGACATGGAAGGTGCTCCAGGAACACTCTATGAAGGGgaaaaatttcagcttttatttaaGTTTAGTAGTCGGTATCCTTTTGATTCGCCTCAG gTCATGTTTACTGGAGACAATATCCCTGTTCATCCTCATGTTTATAGCAATGGTCATATCTGTTTATCCATTCTAACGGAAGACTGGTCTCCAGCCCTCTCAGTGCAATCTGTTTGTCTTAGCATTATTAGCATGCTTTCCAGCTGCAAAGAAAAG AGGCGACCTCCAGATAACTCATTTTATGTAAGAACATGTAACAAGAATCCAAAGAAAACGAAATGGTGGTATCATG CTATGTGTTTTGATAGATTTCTTCAATCAGAATTTCCAGTATGGGACAGTTGA
- the UBE2W gene encoding ubiquitin-conjugating enzyme E2 W isoform X6 — protein sequence MASMQKRLQKELLAFQNDPPPGMTLDEKSVQNSITQWIVDMEGAPGTLYEGEKFQLLFKFSSRYPFDSPQVMFTGDNIPVHPHVYSNGHICLSILTEDWSPALSVQSVCLSIISMLSSCKEKRRPPDNSFYVRTCNKNPKKTKWWYHDYYP from the exons AAACGATTACAAAAAGAACTATTGGCATTTCAAAATGATCCACCTCCAGGAATGACTCTAGATGAAAAGAGTGTACAAAATTCAATTACACA GTGGATTGTAGACATGGAAGGTGCTCCAGGAACACTCTATGAAGGGgaaaaatttcagcttttatttaaGTTTAGTAGTCGGTATCCTTTTGATTCGCCTCAG gTCATGTTTACTGGAGACAATATCCCTGTTCATCCTCATGTTTATAGCAATGGTCATATCTGTTTATCCATTCTAACGGAAGACTGGTCTCCAGCCCTCTCAGTGCAATCTGTTTGTCTTAGCATTATTAGCATGCTTTCCAGCTGCAAAGAAAAG AGGCGACCTCCAGATAACTCATTTTATGTAAGAACATGTAACAAGAATCCAAAGAAAACGAAATGGTGGTATCATG attACTACCCTTGA
- the UBE2W gene encoding ubiquitin-conjugating enzyme E2 W isoform X1, translating into MASMQKRLQKELLAFQNDPPPGMTLDEKSVQNSITQWIVDMEGAPGTLYEGEKFQLLFKFSSRYPFDSPQVMFTGDNIPVHPHVYSNGHICLSILTEDWSPALSVQSVCLSIISMLSSCKEKRRPPDNSFYVRTCNKNPKKTKWWYHAFVILHPELQLAVCACLIHSVGEEREKKGIEMGHSLFLSSC; encoded by the exons AAACGATTACAAAAAGAACTATTGGCATTTCAAAATGATCCACCTCCAGGAATGACTCTAGATGAAAAGAGTGTACAAAATTCAATTACACA GTGGATTGTAGACATGGAAGGTGCTCCAGGAACACTCTATGAAGGGgaaaaatttcagcttttatttaaGTTTAGTAGTCGGTATCCTTTTGATTCGCCTCAG gTCATGTTTACTGGAGACAATATCCCTGTTCATCCTCATGTTTATAGCAATGGTCATATCTGTTTATCCATTCTAACGGAAGACTGGTCTCCAGCCCTCTCAGTGCAATCTGTTTGTCTTAGCATTATTAGCATGCTTTCCAGCTGCAAAGAAAAG AGGCGACCTCCAGATAACTCATTTTATGTAAGAACATGTAACAAGAATCCAAAGAAAACGAAATGGTGGTATCATG CATTTGTCATCCtccacccagagctgcagttgGCTGTATGTGCTTGTCTTATCCACTCCGTTGgtgaggaaagagagaagaagggGATAGAGATGGGCCATTCTTTGTTTCTCTCCTCTTGTTAG
- the UBE2W gene encoding ubiquitin-conjugating enzyme E2 W isoform X5, with the protein MASMQKRLQKELLAFQNDPPPGMTLDEKSVQNSITQWIVDMEGAPGTLYEGEKFQLLFKFSSRYPFDSPQVMFTGDNIPVHPHVYSNGHICLSILTEDWSPALSVQSVCLSIISMLSSCKEKRRPPDNSFYVRTCNKNPKKTKWWYHDDTC; encoded by the exons AAACGATTACAAAAAGAACTATTGGCATTTCAAAATGATCCACCTCCAGGAATGACTCTAGATGAAAAGAGTGTACAAAATTCAATTACACA GTGGATTGTAGACATGGAAGGTGCTCCAGGAACACTCTATGAAGGGgaaaaatttcagcttttatttaaGTTTAGTAGTCGGTATCCTTTTGATTCGCCTCAG gTCATGTTTACTGGAGACAATATCCCTGTTCATCCTCATGTTTATAGCAATGGTCATATCTGTTTATCCATTCTAACGGAAGACTGGTCTCCAGCCCTCTCAGTGCAATCTGTTTGTCTTAGCATTATTAGCATGCTTTCCAGCTGCAAAGAAAAG AGGCGACCTCCAGATAACTCATTTTATGTAAGAACATGTAACAAGAATCCAAAGAAAACGAAATGGTGGTATCATG atgaCACATGTTGA